The following coding sequences are from one Rhodospirillales bacterium window:
- the rsmD gene encoding 16S rRNA (guanine(966)-N(2))-methyltransferase RsmD, whose amino-acid sequence MRIIGGRHRGRAIRAAGSGGVRPTADRVRQALFNILEHGPEWPALDGAAVVDVFAGTGAFGLEALSRGAAHATFIDSNADALLAIRRNAASMGEARAITDLRLDATRLPPPRSAVAPSVVAFLDPPYESGLALPALQGLSTRGWLADDAVAIVEVGAREPFQPPLHHIVVDERVYGAARLIFVRHA is encoded by the coding sequence GTGAGGATCATCGGCGGTCGCCACCGCGGGCGGGCCATCCGGGCCGCCGGCAGCGGAGGCGTACGGCCAACCGCCGACCGGGTCCGCCAGGCGCTGTTCAACATCCTCGAACACGGACCCGAGTGGCCGGCGCTGGACGGCGCGGCGGTGGTCGACGTGTTCGCCGGCACCGGCGCCTTCGGGCTGGAGGCGCTGTCGCGAGGGGCTGCGCACGCGACCTTCATCGATAGCAATGCGGATGCTCTCCTCGCCATCCGCCGCAACGCCGCGTCGATGGGCGAGGCGCGGGCCATCACCGATCTTAGACTCGATGCGACCCGGCTGCCGCCGCCGCGGAGCGCGGTTGCGCCTTCCGTCGTCGCCTTCCTTGATCCGCCGTACGAGTCCGGGCTGGCGCTGCCGGCGCTACAGGGCTTGTCGACCCGCGGTTGGCTCGCGGACGATGCCGTGGCGATCGTCGAGGTCGGCGCCCGCGAGCCGTTCCAGCCACCGCTGCACCATATTGTGGTCGACGAGCGCGTCTACGGCGCGGCGCGCCTGATCTTCGTCAGGCACGCGTGA
- a CDS encoding TIGR02281 family clan AA aspartic protease — MVIGEVRQDTERSGGILRWALNRLIAVAIVGLLAAVALGPLAGTSSHDSEARDITVQRAGADAGSGARGHRSLTVRADGHGQFWLDGRVDGAPVRFMVDTGASSVALDRETARRAGLRLVASDFTARSQTANGIARTAPVTLRRLTVGAITLHNVDAHVVDAPMNGITLLGMSALRRLEGYEVRGDRLLLRW; from the coding sequence ATGGTCATCGGCGAAGTTCGACAGGATACGGAACGCAGCGGTGGGATATTGCGATGGGCGCTCAACCGGTTGATCGCCGTGGCGATCGTCGGGCTGCTGGCGGCGGTGGCCCTGGGTCCGCTGGCCGGAACGTCCTCCCACGATAGCGAAGCGCGCGACATCACCGTCCAGCGCGCCGGGGCGGACGCCGGCTCCGGCGCGCGAGGTCATCGCAGCCTGACGGTGAGGGCTGACGGTCACGGGCAATTCTGGCTGGACGGCCGCGTCGACGGCGCCCCCGTCCGCTTCATGGTCGACACCGGCGCTTCAAGCGTGGCGCTCGACCGCGAGACGGCGCGCCGCGCCGGGCTCCGCCTCGTCGCCAGCGACTTCACCGCCCGCAGCCAGACCGCCAACGGCATCGCCCGCACCGCGCCGGTGACCCTGCGCCGGTTGACCGTAGGCGCGATCACGCTCCATAACGTCGATGCGCATGTGGTCGATGCGCCGATGAACGGCATCACGCTGCTCGGCATGTCGGCGCTGCGCCGTCTTGAAGGCTACGAGGTGCGCGGCGACCGCCTTCTTCTGCGCTGGTAG
- the mutL gene encoding DNA mismatch repair endonuclease MutL — protein sequence MTAIRRLPETIVNRIAAGEVVERPAAAVKELVENSIDAGASRIEVVVRDGGRSLIAVTDDGCGMGRDELAMAVERHATSKLPDDDLWHIATLGFRGEALPSIGAVSRLALTSRTGDDAHAWSLTIDAGRVGAVEPAAHPPGTRVEVRDLFYATPARLRFLKATATELGHITDAVHRLAMAHPTVAFQVSDGARTPVKLPAVAGDGAQARLERLAAVMGRAFSDNALPIDAEREGISVTGFAGLPTLNRTTTAQQFLFVNGRAVRDRLLYGAVRGAYQDVLAGGRHPLVALFLDIAPELVDVNVHPTKAEVRFRDAGLVRGLIVAALRHALAGAGHRAATSVADAAIAAVRTDGVASGRTMTYRFPAPRPRLSRGLAEQAAPFHAPLFGGSATPPASPEPASPDGHDPAAAYPLGAARAQVHGTYVIAQTADGIVIVDQHAAHERLVQERIKAALAAGGVPRQGLLIPEVVELEDAAADRIAGRADELAELGLLIERFGPGAVLVREVPALLVEVDAAGLVRDLADDMVEVGEALSLKDRLGDVSARMACHSSVRAGRRLNIAEMNALLRDMEATPLAGQCSHGRPTYVELRLADIERLFGRR from the coding sequence ATGACCGCCATCCGCCGGCTGCCCGAGACCATCGTCAACCGCATCGCCGCTGGCGAGGTGGTCGAGCGGCCGGCGGCGGCGGTCAAGGAGCTGGTCGAGAACAGCATCGACGCCGGCGCGAGTCGTATCGAGGTGGTGGTGCGCGACGGCGGCCGGTCGCTGATCGCGGTCACCGACGACGGCTGCGGCATGGGCCGCGACGAGTTGGCGATGGCGGTCGAACGCCACGCCACCTCCAAGCTCCCGGACGACGACCTCTGGCACATCGCCACCCTCGGCTTCCGCGGCGAGGCGCTGCCGTCGATCGGCGCCGTCTCCCGCCTTGCCCTAACCAGCCGCACCGGGGACGACGCGCATGCTTGGTCCCTCACCATCGATGCCGGCCGCGTCGGCGCGGTGGAGCCGGCCGCCCATCCGCCGGGAACCCGGGTCGAGGTGCGCGACCTGTTCTACGCGACGCCGGCGCGGCTCAGGTTCCTGAAAGCGACCGCCACCGAACTCGGGCACATCACCGACGCTGTGCACCGCCTCGCCATGGCTCATCCGACCGTTGCGTTCCAAGTCTCCGACGGAGCGCGCACGCCGGTCAAGCTGCCGGCGGTCGCCGGCGATGGGGCGCAGGCGCGGCTGGAGCGGCTGGCGGCAGTGATGGGGCGCGCATTCTCCGACAACGCGCTGCCCATCGACGCCGAGCGGGAGGGCATCAGCGTCACCGGCTTTGCCGGGCTGCCGACCCTCAACCGCACCACAACCGCGCAGCAGTTCCTGTTCGTCAACGGCCGGGCGGTGCGCGACCGGCTGTTGTACGGGGCCGTCCGCGGCGCCTATCAAGATGTTCTCGCCGGCGGCCGTCATCCGCTGGTGGCCCTTTTCCTCGACATCGCGCCGGAGTTGGTCGACGTCAACGTCCACCCGACCAAGGCCGAGGTGCGATTCCGAGACGCCGGCCTGGTCCGCGGCCTTATCGTCGCGGCGCTCCGCCATGCCCTCGCCGGCGCCGGCCATCGCGCCGCCACCTCGGTCGCCGACGCGGCCATTGCGGCGGTGCGGACGGACGGCGTGGCGTCGGGGAGAACGATGACATATCGGTTCCCGGCTCCGCGGCCGAGGCTGTCCCGCGGTCTGGCCGAGCAGGCGGCGCCGTTCCACGCGCCTCTGTTCGGCGGCAGCGCGACGCCGCCCGCGTCGCCGGAACCGGCGTCGCCCGACGGCCACGACCCTGCGGCCGCCTATCCCCTGGGCGCCGCCCGGGCGCAGGTGCACGGCACCTACGTCATTGCCCAGACAGCCGACGGCATCGTTATTGTCGACCAGCATGCGGCGCACGAGCGTCTGGTGCAGGAACGCATCAAGGCGGCGCTGGCGGCGGGCGGGGTTCCGCGCCAGGGACTCCTGATCCCGGAGGTGGTGGAACTGGAAGACGCCGCGGCCGACCGCATCGCCGGACGCGCCGACGAGCTTGCCGAGCTCGGTCTCCTGATCGAGCGCTTCGGGCCGGGAGCGGTGCTGGTGCGGGAAGTGCCGGCGCTGCTCGTGGAGGTCGACGCCGCCGGCCTGGTCCGCGACCTCGCCGACGATATGGTTGAAGTCGGCGAGGCCCTGTCCCTGAAGGACCGGCTCGGCGACGTCTCGGCGCGAATGGCCTGCCACTCCAGTGTCCGAGCCGGCCGCCGGCTGAACATTGCGGAAATGAACGCCCTGCTCCGCGACATGGAAGCGACGCCGCTCGCCGGCCAGTGCAGCCACGGCCGGCCGACGTATGTGGAGCTCAGGCTGGCGGACATCGAACGGCTGTTCGGCCGTCGTTGA
- the pgi gene encoding glucose-6-phosphate isomerase has translation MPSIAQSTAWKALAEQRQAIHAEHMRDLFAAQGNRFDAMTIRVGDMLLDYSKNRVTEETMRLLVDLAREADVEGWRERMFAGEKINNTEGRAVLHVALRAGSDADIRVDGANVMPEVTRVLDQMRAFSDAVRSGAWVGHTGKRITDVVNIGIGGSDLGPVMVSEALKPYQQPGLACHFVSNVDGTHIAETLKTLDPETALFIVASKTFTTQETLTNAGSARAWLVEALGEAAVAKHFVALSTNAEKVSAFGIDVANMFEFWDWVGGRYSFWSAIGLPVAIAIGMDRFLEIHEGGRAMDAHFRTAPLEANMPVVMALLGIWNTDFLGAETYAVLPYDQYMHRFPAYLQQLDMESNGKYLTRDGHRVDYRTGPILFGEPGTNGQHSFYQLIHQSTRLVPCDFIASAESHNPIDDHHPILLSNFFAQTEALMRGKTEAEARADIEADGASGAALEALVPHKVFDGNRPTNSILVRRFDPRTLGMLIALYEHKIFTQGVIWGIDSFDQWGVELGKQLAKAILPELRGGDTVTSHDSSTNGLINAYKAMRG, from the coding sequence ATGCCGTCGATCGCGCAGTCGACCGCCTGGAAAGCCTTGGCCGAGCAACGCCAAGCCATCCACGCCGAGCACATGCGGGACCTGTTCGCCGCCCAAGGCAACAGGTTCGATGCAATGACGATTCGCGTCGGCGACATGCTCTTGGACTACTCCAAGAACCGCGTCACCGAGGAGACGATGCGCCTCCTTGTTGATTTGGCCCGCGAAGCCGACGTCGAGGGCTGGCGCGAGCGCATGTTTGCCGGCGAGAAGATCAACAACACGGAGGGCCGCGCCGTCCTCCACGTGGCTCTCCGCGCCGGCTCGGACGCCGACATCCGCGTCGACGGCGCCAACGTGATGCCGGAGGTCACGCGAGTCCTCGATCAGATGCGCGCCTTTTCCGATGCAGTGCGGTCCGGAGCGTGGGTCGGGCACACCGGCAAGCGCATCACCGACGTTGTCAACATCGGCATCGGCGGCTCCGACCTGGGACCGGTCATGGTTTCCGAGGCCCTCAAGCCCTACCAGCAGCCGGGCCTCGCCTGCCACTTTGTTTCCAACGTCGACGGCACCCACATCGCCGAAACCTTGAAGACGCTCGACCCCGAGACGGCGCTGTTCATCGTGGCGTCGAAGACCTTCACCACCCAGGAGACCCTGACCAACGCCGGCAGCGCCCGCGCCTGGCTGGTGGAGGCCCTCGGCGAGGCGGCTGTGGCGAAGCACTTCGTCGCGCTCAGCACCAACGCCGAGAAAGTGAGCGCCTTCGGCATCGACGTCGCCAACATGTTTGAGTTCTGGGACTGGGTCGGCGGCCGCTATTCGTTCTGGTCGGCGATCGGATTGCCGGTCGCCATCGCCATCGGCATGGACCGCTTCCTCGAAATCCACGAAGGCGGCCGCGCCATGGACGCCCACTTCCGCACCGCGCCGCTGGAGGCCAACATGCCGGTGGTGATGGCCCTCCTCGGCATCTGGAACACCGATTTCCTCGGCGCCGAGACCTACGCGGTGCTCCCCTATGACCAGTACATGCACCGCTTCCCGGCTTACCTGCAGCAGCTGGACATGGAGTCCAACGGCAAGTACTTGACCCGCGACGGCCATCGCGTCGACTACCGCACCGGCCCGATCCTGTTCGGCGAGCCGGGCACCAACGGCCAGCACTCGTTCTATCAGTTGATCCACCAGTCGACCCGCCTGGTTCCGTGCGACTTCATCGCCTCGGCGGAGAGCCACAACCCAATCGACGATCACCACCCGATCCTGCTCTCGAACTTCTTCGCCCAGACCGAAGCGCTGATGAGGGGCAAGACCGAGGCGGAGGCGCGGGCCGATATCGAGGCCGACGGCGCGTCCGGCGCGGCGCTGGAAGCCTTGGTTCCGCACAAGGTGTTCGACGGCAACCGGCCGACCAACTCCATCCTCGTCCGCCGCTTCGATCCCCGCACCCTCGGCATGCTGATCGCCCTGTACGAACACAAGATCTTCACCCAGGGGGTGATCTGGGGCATCGACTCGTTCGACCAGTGGGGGGTCGAACTCGGCAAGCAGCTCGCCAAGGCGATCCTTCCTGAACTCCGCGGCGGCGACACGGTCACCAGCCACGACTCCTCCACAAATGGCCTGATCAACGCCTACAAGGCCATGCGCGGCTGA
- a CDS encoding terminase small subunit, whose product MPDLISQRKEKFCRRYVGSLNAAAAARHAGYAPQSCRTSAYRLLREPAVQARIAELQAEDARQVGDQSETLVGKLESVFRLAVEYHHFSAAVRIVEMQAKLAGIAPSGPSGGNPIGRRGKSADKLAVVAGSPPAEAANSNDTIIPDDDREVALNRHSNRSA is encoded by the coding sequence ATGCCCGATCTGATCTCGCAACGTAAGGAAAAGTTTTGCCGGCGGTATGTCGGCTCCCTCAATGCCGCCGCCGCTGCCCGCCACGCTGGCTACGCGCCGCAGTCGTGCCGCACCAGCGCCTACCGGCTGTTGCGGGAGCCCGCCGTGCAGGCGCGGATCGCGGAGTTGCAGGCCGAGGACGCCCGCCAGGTCGGCGATCAGTCGGAAACGCTGGTCGGCAAGCTGGAGTCAGTTTTCAGACTGGCGGTCGAGTATCACCACTTCAGCGCCGCGGTCCGCATCGTCGAGATGCAGGCGAAACTGGCCGGCATTGCCCCGAGCGGCCCGAGCGGCGGCAACCCCATCGGGCGACGCGGCAAATCCGCCGACAAGCTGGCGGTGGTTGCCGGTTCGCCTCCGGCCGAAGCGGCCAACAGCAACGACACCATCATCCCCGACGACGACCGGGAGGTCGCACTGAATCGCCACTCGAACCGCTCGGCCTGA
- a CDS encoding anhydro-N-acetylmuramic acid kinase, with the protein MSGAPLQDRGIAALHEVRALTALGLMSGTSLDGVDAALLVTDGEHILERGAWASFPYAVAFRERLRGLLGREQRPGDEAVVRDLTLLHAEAVARLLDQAGLAASDVDVIGFHGQTVMHRPEIRLTRQIGDGRRLAVETGVPVVEDFRSADVATGGHGAPLAPLYHLALAERLERPLAVLNIGGVANVTWMGADEGSGAPPVLAFDTGTGNALIDDWVRQTTGRAWDEGGRIAAVGRIDDHRLRPWLDDPYFRAAPPKSLDRDHFAGVLATLHGMDAADGAATLAAFTVRAVQAALAHMPEPPRRWLVCGGGRHNGVLMAMLADAVAAPVDPVEAVGWNGDALEAQAFAFLAVRSLQSRPLSLPTTTGVPRPLTGGTLRLPSMS; encoded by the coding sequence ATGAGCGGGGCTCCCCTGCAAGACCGCGGAATCGCCGCCCTTCACGAAGTCCGCGCGCTTACCGCACTCGGCTTGATGAGCGGCACGTCGTTGGACGGGGTCGATGCCGCGCTTCTTGTGACCGATGGCGAGCATATCCTGGAGCGCGGTGCATGGGCGAGTTTTCCCTATGCGGTGGCATTCCGCGAGCGCCTCCGTGGGTTGCTGGGCCGCGAGCAGCGCCCGGGGGACGAGGCGGTGGTTCGCGACTTGACGCTCCTTCACGCCGAGGCCGTCGCGCGGTTGCTGGACCAGGCCGGCTTGGCAGCCTCCGACGTCGATGTGATCGGCTTTCACGGCCAGACTGTTATGCACCGCCCGGAGATCAGGCTGACCCGTCAGATCGGCGACGGCCGGCGACTCGCCGTGGAAACCGGTGTTCCCGTCGTCGAGGACTTCCGTTCCGCCGACGTCGCTACCGGGGGTCATGGGGCGCCCCTGGCGCCCCTCTACCATCTCGCTCTTGCGGAGAGACTGGAGAGGCCGCTTGCAGTCCTGAACATCGGCGGTGTCGCCAACGTCACCTGGATGGGCGCAGACGAAGGGTCCGGCGCCCCACCGGTACTGGCGTTCGACACCGGCACCGGCAACGCGCTGATCGATGACTGGGTGCGCCAAACCACCGGGCGCGCCTGGGACGAAGGCGGCCGCATCGCCGCCGTCGGGCGGATCGACGACCACAGGCTGCGCCCATGGCTGGACGACCCCTACTTCCGGGCAGCGCCGCCAAAGTCTCTCGACCGCGACCATTTCGCAGGCGTTCTTGCGACATTGCACGGCATGGACGCGGCCGACGGCGCCGCCACCCTCGCCGCGTTCACCGTCCGCGCCGTTCAGGCGGCGCTGGCCCACATGCCGGAACCGCCGCGGCGGTGGCTGGTCTGTGGCGGCGGTCGCCACAACGGTGTGCTGATGGCCATGCTTGCCGACGCTGTCGCCGCTCCGGTCGATCCGGTGGAGGCGGTCGGCTGGAACGGTGACGCGCTAGAAGCACAGGCCTTTGCGTTTCTCGCAGTGCGGTCCTTGCAGAGCCGGCCGCTTAGTCTCCCCACCACCACCGGCGTCCCCCGACCGCTGACCGGCGGCACCCTCCGTCTGCCGTCCATGTCCTGA
- a CDS encoding tyrosine--tRNA ligase: MSTCQSEFLNIVRERGYLHQCTDLDGLDALATTGPVTAYIGFDCTAPSLHAGSLVSIMLLRRLQKAGHRPIVLMGGGTTKIGDPSGKDTARMLLSDADIAANMAGIRRIFSRFLAFGDGPTDAVMVNNADWLDNLAYIPFLRHVGRHFSINRMLTFDSVRLRLEREQPLTFLEFNYMVLQSYDFVELARRYDCRLQMGGSDQWGNIVSGVELGRRIGDHGLFGLTTPLLTTASGAKMGKTADGAVWLSDDMLSPYQYWQFWRNADDADVGRFLRLFTELPMDEIRRLEALNGSEINSAKALLATEATALCHGREAAEDAAETAQRTFGEGAAGAALPSIAVAATELEAGVAAFELFRRAGLAASNAAARKLIRGGGARLNNAPLEDETRLVTLRDRDTLGQLKLSAGKKRHAMVVVT; this comes from the coding sequence ATGAGCACCTGTCAATCCGAATTTCTCAACATCGTCCGTGAGCGCGGCTACCTGCACCAGTGCACCGACCTTGACGGGCTGGACGCCCTTGCCACCACGGGCCCGGTGACCGCCTACATCGGCTTCGATTGCACGGCGCCGAGCCTGCATGCCGGCAGTCTGGTCTCCATCATGCTGTTGCGGCGGCTGCAGAAGGCGGGGCACCGGCCAATCGTGCTGATGGGCGGCGGGACCACGAAGATCGGCGATCCGTCCGGCAAGGACACGGCGCGCATGTTGCTGAGCGACGCGGACATCGCCGCCAACATGGCCGGCATCCGCCGCATCTTCTCGCGGTTTCTCGCGTTCGGCGACGGTCCGACCGACGCGGTGATGGTCAACAACGCCGACTGGCTCGACAACCTTGCGTACATTCCCTTTCTGCGCCACGTCGGCCGTCATTTTTCCATCAACCGCATGCTGACGTTCGATTCCGTGCGTCTGCGCCTGGAGCGCGAACAGCCGCTGACCTTCCTCGAATTCAACTACATGGTGCTCCAGTCCTACGATTTCGTCGAGCTCGCGCGCCGCTACGACTGCCGGCTGCAGATGGGCGGCTCGGATCAATGGGGCAACATCGTCTCCGGCGTCGAGCTCGGTCGAAGGATTGGCGATCATGGGCTGTTCGGCCTCACAACCCCTCTGCTCACCACCGCCTCGGGCGCCAAGATGGGCAAGACCGCGGATGGTGCCGTGTGGCTGTCGGACGACATGTTGTCTCCGTACCAGTACTGGCAGTTCTGGCGCAACGCCGACGACGCCGATGTCGGGCGCTTCCTCCGGCTGTTCACTGAACTGCCGATGGACGAGATCCGGCGGCTGGAAGCCCTGAATGGGTCTGAAATCAACAGCGCCAAGGCACTGTTGGCGACCGAAGCAACGGCCCTCTGTCATGGACGGGAGGCGGCGGAGGACGCTGCTGAAACCGCGCAGCGGACATTCGGCGAGGGCGCCGCAGGCGCGGCGTTGCCCAGCATCGCGGTCGCGGCGACGGAGCTGGAGGCCGGCGTTGCGGCATTCGAGCTGTTCCGGCGCGCCGGTCTGGCAGCCTCCAACGCCGCCGCGCGCAAGTTGATCCGTGGCGGTGGCGCCCGCCTCAACAACGCCCCGCTTGAAGATGAAACGCGACTCGTGACCCTCCGAGACAGGGACACGTTGGGGCAATTGAAACTCTCCGCCGGAAAGAAGCGGCACGCCATGGTCGTGGTGACATAA
- a CDS encoding peptidoglycan-binding protein codes for MSRSSIGEAPFHVPEGSDHLYLDPVRRGALSILITSVGDGVPSVLVSGGPEIGKTSLMVALAEALAERRGVRLLRFEQVFQCSEETSLHDIVSSCQRPEQTVNVLLLDDADRLTEDVRDNLWSWAEQFRASVAPLTIVLSATPKPVLHDSASKLTELSQVADRVIALEPLSTKHLEAMIRHRLDAAGYGGPDPFTAAAIERIAFYSRGYPGRITRLCRHILSKPLAAGSLPLPASGVKDAAWDLFLPLSVKDRLKELQFGPYKTVASSRSAESIHTAASSPPRQMRKPPSMTVGTRNRSPVAAAATSMRRRSETLSGPPPTMLRAEPPVRVRMERRPEERFLEVGARLRRWMEREWRRAAREATRPTFWLADKWRAFTRWRAKPLSFSWAAEATEPVRVRYRAVRAQMPAAGNARRLAAGLSLPTVRMPTISFKALEERLQALLATSQTSLARRAAVGGLVLLVGGITLTYLTHGGSGQDEREVAAVAGPPAAAITTAAEARLDPAAENAGPTPIVLPGERAEVMGPMPMPVDDPRAAGPVGAEQADADQGRQAAAQPAEVASRTSAVTDSAPPAPARAQVEAAQRMLAGLGFDPGPIDGLMGPRTRGAIRAFRQSYGGAVDGEVNADLISDLEGRTKRAN; via the coding sequence GTGTCGAGAAGCAGTATCGGCGAGGCGCCGTTCCACGTCCCCGAAGGCTCCGACCACCTTTACCTGGACCCCGTGCGCCGCGGTGCACTGTCCATCCTGATCACCAGCGTCGGCGACGGCGTGCCGTCGGTTCTGGTGTCGGGCGGGCCGGAAATCGGCAAGACATCGCTGATGGTCGCTCTTGCGGAGGCGCTGGCGGAGCGGCGCGGCGTTCGCCTGTTGCGCTTCGAACAGGTGTTCCAATGCAGCGAAGAGACGTCGCTGCATGACATCGTCTCGTCGTGCCAGCGTCCCGAGCAGACCGTCAACGTGCTGCTGTTGGACGACGCCGACCGGCTGACCGAAGACGTGCGCGACAACCTGTGGTCGTGGGCGGAACAGTTCCGCGCATCGGTGGCTCCCTTGACGATCGTGCTTTCCGCGACGCCGAAGCCCGTCCTTCATGACAGCGCCTCTAAGCTGACGGAGCTATCGCAGGTGGCGGATCGCGTCATCGCGCTGGAGCCCTTGTCGACGAAACATCTCGAGGCGATGATCCGCCATCGCCTCGATGCGGCCGGCTACGGCGGGCCCGACCCGTTCACGGCCGCCGCGATCGAGCGCATCGCGTTCTACTCCCGCGGCTATCCCGGCCGCATCACCCGCCTGTGTCGGCATATCCTGAGCAAGCCCCTTGCAGCGGGCTCCCTGCCGCTGCCGGCCTCGGGGGTGAAAGACGCGGCGTGGGACCTGTTCCTGCCGTTGAGCGTCAAAGATCGGCTCAAGGAATTGCAATTCGGTCCCTACAAGACGGTGGCGTCGAGCAGGAGCGCCGAATCGATCCACACCGCAGCATCGTCACCGCCGCGGCAGATGCGCAAGCCGCCATCGATGACCGTCGGAACACGCAACCGCTCGCCTGTCGCGGCGGCCGCGACATCCATGCGCCGACGGAGTGAAACCCTGTCCGGGCCACCGCCGACCATGCTGCGGGCCGAGCCGCCGGTCCGTGTTCGAATGGAACGGCGGCCAGAAGAGCGGTTTCTGGAAGTCGGCGCTCGTCTGCGGCGCTGGATGGAAAGGGAGTGGAGGAGGGCGGCGCGCGAGGCGACGCGGCCGACCTTCTGGTTGGCCGATAAATGGAGGGCGTTTACCCGCTGGCGCGCAAAACCGCTGTCCTTCTCTTGGGCGGCGGAGGCGACGGAGCCGGTTCGGGTGCGCTATCGGGCGGTGAGGGCGCAGATGCCGGCAGCCGGCAATGCGCGCCGGCTGGCCGCCGGGCTGTCGCTGCCGACCGTCCGGATGCCGACCATATCGTTCAAGGCGCTGGAGGAGCGTTTGCAGGCACTGCTCGCTACGAGCCAAACAAGCTTGGCGCGGCGGGCAGCGGTCGGGGGGCTCGTGCTGCTCGTCGGCGGTATCACGCTTACCTACCTGACGCACGGCGGCAGCGGCCAGGACGAGCGCGAGGTTGCGGCTGTCGCCGGTCCGCCTGCGGCAGCGATCACCACGGCCGCGGAGGCGAGACTCGATCCTGCCGCCGAAAATGCCGGCCCGACACCCATTGTCTTGCCCGGCGAACGCGCCGAAGTCATGGGGCCCATGCCGATGCCAGTGGATGACCCGAGAGCGGCGGGGCCGGTGGGAGCGGAGCAGGCCGACGCGGATCAGGGACGGCAGGCGGCGGCGCAGCCGGCAGAGGTGGCGTCGCGCACGTCCGCTGTGACCGACAGTGCGCCGCCGGCTCCAGCCCGGGCTCAGGTCGAGGCGGCCCAACGGATGCTGGCGGGCCTCGGATTCGACCCGGGTCCGATCGACGGGCTCATGGGGCCGCGGACACGGGGCGCCATCCGCGCTTTCCGGCAAAGCTACGGCGGCGCCGTCGACGGGGAGGTCAACGCCGACCTGATCAGCGATCTCGAAGGCCGCACCAAGCGCGCCAACTAG
- a CDS encoding alpha/beta fold hydrolase, with amino-acid sequence MAIELAFKDYGAGPPLVILHGLFGSGRNWHSVAGRLEDRFHVYAVDLRNHGDSPWAEPMTYSEMVDDLRTFLETRGIERTSILGHSLGGKTAMLFALLYGHMLDAVVVVDIAPTRYSHTHLPIVQAMQRVDFRQCESRADVEGQLARGVADPALRTFLMQNVISDDGGYAWRINLNALAASMDDLLAFPVAMPDLAFTGPSLFVSGDASDYVSAERHREPIRTFFPAAEFAVIPEAGHRVHVDQPERFLEAVVTFLDAELL; translated from the coding sequence ATGGCCATCGAGCTCGCATTCAAGGACTACGGCGCCGGCCCGCCGCTAGTGATCCTCCACGGACTTTTCGGCTCGGGCCGCAACTGGCACAGCGTCGCGGGCCGGCTGGAGGACCGCTTCCACGTCTATGCCGTCGATCTCCGCAATCACGGCGACTCGCCGTGGGCGGAGCCGATGACCTACTCGGAGATGGTCGACGATCTGCGCACCTTCCTCGAAACTCGCGGCATCGAGCGGACGAGCATCCTCGGTCATAGCCTCGGCGGCAAGACCGCCATGTTGTTCGCGCTGCTTTATGGGCACATGTTGGACGCCGTGGTGGTCGTCGATATCGCGCCGACCCGCTACTCACACACGCACCTGCCGATCGTGCAGGCGATGCAGCGGGTCGATTTCCGACAATGCGAAAGCCGCGCCGACGTCGAGGGGCAACTCGCTCGCGGCGTCGCGGATCCGGCGCTCCGCACCTTCCTGATGCAGAACGTGATCTCCGACGACGGCGGCTACGCTTGGCGCATCAATCTGAACGCGCTGGCCGCGTCCATGGACGACCTGCTCGCCTTCCCCGTCGCCATGCCTGACCTGGCCTTCACCGGTCCTTCATTGTTCGTTAGCGGCGATGCCTCCGACTACGTTAGCGCCGAGCGCCACAGGGAGCCGATCCGGACGTTCTTCCCGGCGGCCGAGTTCGCCGTCATCCCCGAGGCCGGCCACCGCGTCCATGTCGATCAGCCGGAGCGATTCCTGGAGGCGGTTGTCACGTTTCTGGACGCGGAACTGCTGTAG